One Pagrus major chromosome 11, Pma_NU_1.0 genomic region harbors:
- the LOC141004347 gene encoding fibronectin type III domain-containing protein 9, whose amino-acid sequence MVVVVYNISTTSAKVSWPPSPECLDTFYSVMYDPNWNSLLMGYKRKSFMHEERIPVSQTTTYLANLLPQTAYFLCVTCQAANPVREQCQVFSTLSDNSDGHDRSGWELAMGVWLTCCILLLVIAGILLWGCLHTICSIPTRAADGCHVATNSNHQDVSGSGRIYTPPSSSEDNSKHANVMQGPLLSAQTTNHVIAQDHELRTLAKLSGTEPA is encoded by the coding sequence ATGGTGGTTGTGGTCTACAACATCTCCACCACCTCAGCCAAAGTGAGCTGGCCGCCTTCCCCCGAATGCCTGGACACCTTCTACAGCGTCATGTACGACCCAAACTGGAACAGCCTCCTGATGGGCTACAAGCGCAAGAGCTTCATGCACGAGGAACGCATCCCTGTCAGTCAGACCACCACGTACCTGGCCAACCTCCTCCCCCAGACTGCCTACTTCCTGTGTGTGACGTGTCAGGCGGCCAATCCGGTGCGGGAGCAGTGCCAGGTGTTCAGCACTCTGAGCGATAACAGCGATGGTCATGACAGATCTGGCTGGGAACTCGCCATGGGCGTCTGGCTGACCTGCTGCATCTTGCTCCTGGTCATCGCTGGCATCCTGTTGTGGGGATGTCTCCACACCATCTGCTCCATCCCCACTCGGGCCGCGGACGGATGCCACGTGGCGACCAACTCAAATCACCAAGATGTATCTGGATCCGGACGCATCTACACTCCACCCAGCAGCAGCGAAGACAACTCTAAACATGCCAACGTCATGCAAGGCCCCCTCCTCTCAGCGCAGACCACCAACCACGTAATTGCCCAAGACCATGAGCTGAGGACACTCGCTAAGCTGTCTGGCACTGAACCAGCATGA